A genomic region of Populus nigra chromosome 11, ddPopNigr1.1, whole genome shotgun sequence contains the following coding sequences:
- the LOC133668307 gene encoding uncharacterized protein LOC133668307 isoform X2 codes for MAAEIVLSTIFDILITDLSRHIRYPFEYKKNAEKLTHQIDKLKAMRDRVRGTVEEAEFNGEMITIDVKCWLQDVNMIIEEVDLVLSVENERARRFPFGSCLSIKSHYQVGRKAKKLAYEVSELQMSGKFDAISFRSAPQWMFDGDHESLPSRLLLCKAIMDALKDDDINMVGVYGIAGVGKTTLVKQVAVQAKEQKLFDVVLMVVASEALNIRRIQEQIAVMLGLHLDADTDEGRSCQLYEKLKRERFLLIMDDLREIFDLKRIGIPSKDEHSGCKILLVSRIRDVLSNQMGCRRTFEVLSLSAEEALELFKNTIGDDLENPFMRSTAVEIAKECSNLPVAIVSVARSLKKKSLPEFKKALKELRRSSLTSSTTSQNIEMSYNYLESDQLKSAFLLYGLLGHNASLRNLLRYGLGLGLFPDAVSLEEAQYIAQSLVHKLRDSFNPNVGEQFAVHIAVHDAAVSIADRYHHVLTTDNEIAVKQLDEDAQKQLRQIWLHGNISELPADLECPQLDLFQIFNDNHYLKIADNFFSRMHKLRVLGLSNLSLSSLPSSVSLLENLQTLCLDRSTLDDISAIGDLKRLEILSFFQSNIKQLPREIAQLTKLRLLDLSDCFELEVIPPDVFSKLSMLEELYMRNSFHQWDAEGKNNASLAELENLSHLTDAEIHIQDSQVLPYGIIFERLKKYRVCIGDDWDWDGASDMLRTAKLKLNTKIDHRNYGIRMLLNRTEDLYLFEIEGVNIIQELDREGFPHLKHLQLRNSFEIQYIISTMEMVSSNAFPILESLILYDLSSLKKICHGALRVESFAKLRIIAVEHCNKLTNLFSFFVARGLSQLQKIKIAFCMKMEEVVAEESDELGDQNEVVDVIQFTQLYSLSLQYLPHLMNFYSKVKPSSLSRTQPMPSITEARSEEIISEDELRTPTQLFNEKILFPNLEDLNLYAINIDKLWNDQHPSISVSIQNLQRLVVNQCGSLKYLFPSSLVNILVQLKHLSITNCMSVEEIIAIGGLKEEETTSTVFPKLEFMELSDLPKLRRFCIGSSIECPLLKRMRICACPEFKTFAADFSCANITDGNELEEVNSEENNNNVIQSLFGEKVIFPSLAEIEISHIDNLEKIWHNNLAAGSFCELRSIKIRGCKKIVNIFPSVLIRSFTRLEVLEIGFCDLLEAIFDLKGPSVDEIQPSNVVQLRDLSLNSLPKLKHIWNKDPQGKHKFHNLQIVRAFSCGVLKNLFPFSIARVLRQLEKLEIVHCGVEQIVAKEEGGEAFPYFMFPRLTSLDLIEIRKFRNFYPGKHTWECPRLKSLAVSGCGNIKYFDSKFLYLQEVQGEIDPTVPIQQPLFSDEEIISNLEELSLNGEDPATSIIWCCQFPGKFYSRLKVIKLKNFYGKLDPIPFGFLQSIRNLETLCVSCSSFEKIFLNEGCVDKDEDIQGPVDSDEHTRMRARLKNLVIDSVQDIAHIWEPKYRLISVVQNLESLKMQSCNSLVNLAPSTVLFHNLETLDVHSCHGLSNLLTSSTAKSLVQLVKLIVVSCKLVTEIVAKQGGEINDDIIFCKLEYLELVRLDNLTSFCPGNYNFIFPSLKGMVVEQCPKMRIFSQGISSTPKLQGVYWKKDSMNEKCWHGNLNATLQQLYTKMVGCNGIWSLKLSDFPQLKDRWHGQLPFNCFSNLGNLTVDNCAIVSTAIPSNILKFMNNLKYLHVKNCESLEGVFDLEGLSAEEGYDRLLPNLQELHLVDLPELRHIWNRDLPGILDFRNLKRLKVHNCSSLRNIFSPFMASGLVQLERIGIRNCALMDEIVVNKGTEAETEVMFHKLKHLALVCLPRLASFHLGYCTIKLPSLECVLVQECPQMKTFSQGVVSTPKLRKVVQKEFGDSVHWAHDLNATIHKLFIEMSDRVVRSKLLSLPNEPTQDKNGQHTGSEGQASENLHVTEYPDGTKEYPPVSQKAFNTKEHVIKSEPEIIQLASRYEESLTASNDEEESSSTLTDSEVQINQYDEKPPVNDNNEAPEDHADPIQAQELRAHTGIGPQISQQVQQASQETEKRDTIPSSPAAPVEQVLVRTSASLTNSTSSQELMLTTASQPTIEIPSISVTKTRPALNFESVFASMEQLINSSPESSSQLASSSNSHTESPKSSSVSFEETYSYSMALIKRILRKSPVEVAISADRLLLLSSLKNLRNCPFLNSQQLEIIQFYLENFETLVTSHPFYEQKIDWTKVVKFCIEDDKRGITELKTSYEELTRKINILSAEKEALSKKLREIEEEEDHIRANMEGLYAQLVSQKGKLETNMNALAEAVRQERETADRACNIDRYWAKLQGLFAEV; via the exons ATGGCAGCGGAAATCGTTTTATCCACTATTTTCGATATCCTTATTACCGACCTCAGTCGTCATATTAGATACCCTTTCGAGTACAAGAAAAATGCCGAGAAACTAACCCATCAAATTGACAAGTTAAAAGCAATGCGAGACAGAGTGCGGGGCACAGTTGAGGAAGCTGAGTTTAATGGAGAAATGATAACAATTGATGTCAAATGTTGGCTGCAAGATGTGAATATGATTATTGAAGAAGTGGACCTTGTGCTCAGTGTTGAAAATGAAAGAGCAAGGAGGTTTCCTTTTGGATCGTGTCTAAGCATCAAGTCACACTACCAGGTTGGCAGGAAAGCCAAGAAGCTAGCCTATGAAGTTTCTGAACTACAGATGAGTGGTAAATTTGATGCGATTTCCTTCCGCTCTGCTCCACAATGGATGTTTGACGGTGATCACGAGTCCTTACCATCAAGACTGTTGCTTTGTAAAGCAATCATGGATGCTTTGAAAGATGATGATATCAACATGGTTGGTGTGTATGGGATAGCTGGCGTGGGTAAGACCACCCTGGTGAAACAGGTTGCCGTACAAGCAAAGGAGCAGAAGCTTTTTGATGTGGTGCTTATGGTTGTTGCATCTGAGGCTTTGAATATTAGGAGAATTCAAGAACAGATTGCAGTCATGTTGGGCTTACACCTAGATGCAGATACTGACGAGGGAAGATCATGTCAGTTATATGAGAAGTTGAAGCGTGAGAGGTTTCTTTTGATTATGGATGACTTGCGGGAGATATTCGATTTGAAGAGAATTGGGATTCCATCCAAGGATGAACACAGTGGGTGCAAGATATTGTTAGTTTCTAGAATTCGTGATGTTCTGTCAAATCAAATGGGTTGTCGAAGGACCTTTGAAGTTTTGAGTTTGTCTGCCGAAGAAGCCCTGGAGTTATTTAAGAATACTATCGGTGATGATCTTGAAAATCCTTTTATGCGGTCCACTGCTGTTGAGATAGCCAAGGAGTGTTCGAATTTGCCAGTTGCTATTGTATCAGTTGCGAGatctttgaagaagaagagtttACCTGAGTTTAAGAAGGCCTTGAAAGAACTAAGACGTTCCTCCCTAACAAGCTCGACAACATCACAAAATATAGAAATGAGTTATAATTATTTAGAAAGTGACCAGCTCAAGTCAGCTTTCCTTCTTTATGGTCTATTGGGTCATAATGCTTCCTTGCGCAATCTGCTCAGATATGGTCTTGGTTTGGGCTTGTTTCCTGATGCTGTTTCATTGGAAGAAGCACAGTACATAGCACAGTCATTGGTACATAAACTAAGAGACTCTTTTAATCCTAATGTTGGTGAGCAATTTGCCGTGCATATTGCTGTTCATGATGCTGCTGTATCAATAGCCGATAGGTACCACCATGTCTTGACAACAGATAATGAAATTGCAGTGAAGCAGCTTGATGAAGATGCACAAAAGCAGCTCAGACAAATCTGGTTACATGGCAATATTAGCGAGCTTCCAGCAGACTTGGAATGCCCCCAGCTTGAcctttttcaaatatttaatgataatcATTATCTGAAAATAGCTGATAACTTTTTTTCAAGAATGCACAAACTCAGAGTCTTAGGTTTGAGTAATTTGTCTTTATCATCCCTACCTTCTTCTGTTTCTTTGTTGGAGAATCTTCAAACATTGTGTCTGGATCGTTCCACATTGGACGACATATCTGCTATCGGGGATCTAAAGAGATTAGAAATCCTAAGTTTCTTTCAATCTAACATCAAACAGTTACCCAGGGAAATAGCGCAGCTGACAAAGTTGAGGTTGTTAGATTTAAGTGATTGTTTTGAACTCGAAGTGATTCCACCAGATGTCTTCTCAAAGCTATCTATGTTAGAAGAATTGTATATGAGAAACAGCTTTCATCAGTGGGATGCTGAAGGAAAGAACAATGCGAGTCTTGCAGAGTTGGAGAACTTGTCTCACCTAACCGATGCAGAGATACATATTCAAGATTCCCAGGTTTTGCCATATGGCATAATCTTTGAAAGATTGAAAAAGTATAGAGTTTGTATAGGAGATGATTGGGACTGGGACGGTGCATCTGATATGTTAAGAACAGCAAAGCTCAAGCTTAACACAAAAATTGATCATCGAAACTATGGAATCCGGATGTTGTTGAACAGAACTGAAGatctttatttgtttgaaattgaaGGTGTCAACATCATTCAAGAACTGGATAGGGAAGGTTTTCCACATTTAAAGCACCTGCAATTGCGTAACAGCTTTGAGATTCAATATATAATCAGCACGATGGAAATGGTTTCTTCCAATGCCTTTCCTATTTTGGAGTCTTTAATTCTCTATGATTTGTCATCCTTGAAGAAGATTTGCCATGGTGCACTCAGAGTAGAGTCTTTTGCTAAATTACGCATCATAGCAGTGGAACATTGCAATAAATTGACCaacctcttctctttctttgttgCACGAGGCCTCTCACAACTACAAAAGATCAAAATTGCTTTTTGTATGAAAATGGAAGAAGTTGTTGCTGAGGAAAGTGATGAACTTGGCGACCAGAATGAAGTAGTTGATGTGATTCAGTTCACTCAATTGTATTCCCTATCACTGCAGTATTTGCCACATCTCATGAACTTCTACTCCAAAGTGAAGCCATCTTCTTTATCTCGAACACAACCAATGCCGTCGATAACTGAAGCAAGATCTGAAGAAATCATTTCAGAGGATGAGCTGAGAACCCCTACACAACTTTTCAATGAAAAG ATTTTGTTCCCAAACTTGGAGGATTTGAACTTGTATGCAATTAACATTGACAAGCTATGGAATGACCAGCACCCATCAATTTCAGTTTCCATTCAAAATTTGCAAAGATTGGTTGTGAATCAATGTGGCAGCCTCAAATATCTATTTCCATCTTCTTTGGTGAATATTCTCGTGCAGCTCAAACATCTTTCTATAACCAATTGTATGTCAGTGGAAGAAATAATTGCAATTGGAGGattaaaggaagaagaaacaacAAGTACAGTGTTCCCTAAACTAGAGTTCATGGAGCTCTCTGATCTTCCAAAACTCAGACGATTCTGTATTGGCTCTTCAATTGAGTGTCCTTTGCTGAAACGGATGAGAATATGTGCTTGTCCTGAATTTAAGACATTTGCTGCTGATTTTTCATGTGCAAATATCACTGATGGCAATGAACTTGAAGAAGTGAACTCGGAGGAGAACAACAACAATGTTATTCAATCTCTCTTTGGTGAAAAG GTAATATTCCCTAGCTTAGCTGAAATTGAGATCTCCCATATTGATAACTTGGAAAAGATATGGCATAATAATCTTGCTGCTGGTTCCTTTTGCGAACTAAGATCAATTAAAATTAGAGGTTGCAAAAAGATAGTGAATATTTTTCCATCAGTTTTGATACGGAGTTTCACGAGATTAGAGGTGTTGGAGATTGGGTTTTGTGATCTGTTAGAAGCCATATTTGACCTCAAAGGACCAAGTGTTGATGAAATTCAACCTTCCAACGTTGTACAGTTACGAGACTTGTCCTTGAACAGTCTTCCTAAATTGAAGCACATATGGAATAAAGATCCTCAAGGAAAGCACAAATTTCACAATCTACAAATTGTAAGGGCTTTTAGTTGTGGTGTTTTAAAGAATCTATTTCCATTCTCCATTGCTAGAGTTCTTCGACAACTTGAAAAGCTAGAGATAGTGCATTGTGGGGTGGAGCAAATTGTTGCCAAGGAAGAAGGTGGCGAAGCATTCCCTTATTTTATGTTTCCTAGGTTAACCTCCTTGGATCTTATTGAAATACGAAAATTCAGGAACTTCTATCCAGGGAAACATACATGGGAATGTCCAAGGTTAAAAAGTTTAGCAGTGTCAGGCTGTGGCAATATCAAGTACTTCGATTCAAAATTTCTTTACCTACAAGAAGTTCAAGGTGAAATTGATCCCACTGTCCCAATACAGCAACCTCTCTTCTCTGATGAAGAG ATAATCTCCAACTTGGAGGAATTGTCATTGAATGGGGAAGACCCAGCTACTTCAATTATTTGGTGTTGCCAATTTCCAGGGAAGTTCTATTCCAGGTTGAAAGTTATCAAGCTGAAAAACTTTTATGGAAAGCTAGATCCTATTCCTTTTGGTTTCCTACAAAGCATACGCAATCTAGAAACACTCTGTGTGTCATGTAGTTCTTTCGAAAAGATATTCTTGAATGAAGGATGTGTTGATAAAGATGAAGACATTCAGGGGCCTGTTGATTCAGATGAACATACTAGGATGCGTGCAaggttaaaaaatttagttatagATTCAGTTCAAGATATAGCACACATATGGGAGCCAAAATACAGGCTGATTTCAGTTGTTCAAAATCTCGAGTCTCTAAAAATGCAGTCTTGTAACAGCTTGGTCAATTTAGCACCGTCAACTGTATTGTTTCATAATTTAGAAACTCTTGATGTACACTCTTGCCATGGATTATCGAACCTATTAACATCCTCAACAGCCAAAAGTCTTGTGCAACTCGTGAAGTTGATCGTAGTTAGTTGCAAATTGGTGACAGAAATTGTGGCAAAACAGGGGGGTGAAATAAATGATGATATCATATTCTGCAAACTAGAATATCTGGAACTTGTTCGATTAGACAATCTCACAAGCTTCTGCCCTGGAAATTACAACTTCATATTCCCATCTTTGAAAGGAATGGTGGTTGAACAATGCCCAAAGATGAGAATTTTCTCTCAAGGAATATCAAGCACACCAAAGCTACAGGGAGTATATTGGAAAAAGGATTCTATGAATGAAAAGTGTTGGCATGGCAACCTTAATGCCACCTTACAACAGTTGTACACAAAAATG GTTGGATGCAATGGCATATGGAGTTTGAAGCTCTCTGACTTCCCCCAATTGAAAGATAGATGGCACGGACAACTTCCCTTCAACTGCTTTAGCAATTTAGGAAATCTCACAGTGGATAACTGTGCAATTGTCTCTACTGCTATTCCATCCAATATACTAAAGTTCatgaataatttgaaatatCTGCACGTGAAGAACTGTGAGTCTCTTGAAGGAGTATTTGATTTGGAAGGGCTCAGTGCTGAGGAGGGGTATGATAGGCTGTTGCCCAATTTACAAGAATTGCACTTGGTTGACCTACCTGAGTTGAGGCATATATGGAACAGGGATCTTCCTGGAATTTTGGACTTTAGAAACCTGAAAAGGTTGAAAGTTCATAATTGTAGCAGCTTGAGAAACATATTTTCACCATTCATGGCATCAGGTCTTGTGCAACTCGAGAGGATAGGGATAAGAAACTGTGCCTTGATGGACGAAATAGTAGTTAACAAGGGAACTGAAGCAGAAACTGAGGTGATgtttcacaaattgaaacattTGGCACTTGTCTGTTTGCCACGCCTTGCAAGCTTTCATTTGGGTTATTGTACAATCAAGCTTCCATCTTTAGAGTGCGTGCTAGTGCAAGAGTGCCCCCAAATGAAAACTTTTTCTCAAGGAGTCGTAAGCACACCAAAGCTACGGAAAGTAGTACAGAAAGAATTTGGAGATAGCGTACATTGGGCACACGACCTTAATGCCACCATACACAAGTTGTTCATAGAAATG AGTGATAGAGTGGTACGGTCCAAACTGCTGAGCTTACCCAACGAGCCTACACAAGATAAAAATGGACAGCATACTGGATCAGAGGGACAAGCTTCTGAGAATTTGCATGTCACTGAATATCCAGATGGCACTAAAGAATACCCTCCAGTCTCTCAAAAAGCATTCAACACCAAAGAGCATGTCATCAAAAGTGAACCTGAGATCATTCAATTGGCCTCTAGATACGAAGAGTCTCTTACTGCTTCAAATGATGAG GAAGAGAGTTCCTCGACTCTCACAGATTCTGAAGTCCAAATTAATCAATACGATGAAAAGCCTCCAGTAAATGATAAT AATGAAGCCCCAGAGGACCATGCTGATCCTATACAAGCTCAAGAATTGCGAGCTCACACGGGAATTGGACCTCAGATCTCTCAACAAGTTCAACAGGCTTCTCAAGAAACTGAGAAG AGGGACACCATTCCTTCATCTCCTGCCGCTCCTGTTGAACAAGTCCTTGTACGGACTTCTGCATCTTTAACCAACTCAACGTCTTCTCAAGAGCTCATGCTCACCACTGCTTCTCAACCAACTATAGAGATTCCATCAATTTCTGTCACCAAAACTCGGCCTGCTTTGAATTTTGAGTCTGTCTTTGCCAGCATGGAACAGTTGATAAACTCAAGTCCAGAGTCTTCTTCTCAGCTTGCGTCAAGCTCTAATTCTCATACCGAATCTCCCAAGTCCAGTAGTGTGAGCTTTGAGGAGACATACAGTTATTCAATGGCTTTGATAAAAAGGATCTTAAGAAAATCCCCAGTAGAAGTGGCCATATCTGCTGATCGCCTGTTGCTTCTGTCCAGTTTGAAGAATTTAAGGAACTGTCCTTTTCTGAATTCTCAGCAACTAGAAATCATTCAATTCTACCTTGAGAATTTTGAGACCTTGGTGACAAGCCACCCATTTTATGAGCAGAAAATTGACTGGACTAAAGTAGTGAAGTTCTGTATTGAAGATGACAAAAGGGGAATTACTGAGTTGAAGACATCTTATGAAGAACTTACCAGAAAGATCAACATCCTTAGTGCTGAAAAGGAAGCATTAAGTAAAAAGCTTCgggaaattgaagaagaagaagatcacaTCCGAGCAAACATGGAAGGTCTCTATGCCCAGCTCGTTAGCCAAAAAGGAAAACTAGAAACAAATATGAATGCTCTTGCAGAAGCCGTGAGGCAAGAACGAGAGACAGCGGATAGAGCTTGCAATATTGATCGCTATTGGGCTAAGCTCCAGGGCTTATTTGCTGAAGTTtga